The DNA window ACGCCGCTGCGGCGGGGGAGGAATGATGGACAGCGCATCGTTCTCCGGCCAGAGATCGCCGGGCGAAAGCCGGGCCGCGGCGGGTGCGACGCCTTCGTCGACTGAACCGTTTGCGGTGCTCGCGATCGGTCGTCGCAACACGACCCTGCCCGGCGTCAGTGCGATCGGCGGCGGGTTCGTCGCCCCCGCGACCCATGACATCGACCGAGCCGCATCGACGGCGACCGTCGCGACCGCATCGCCGCCGTCGATCGTCAGTGTCGCCACCCGCCCGTCGGTCGCCTTGGCGAGTGTCGCGTCGATCACGGCGTACGTCGGCGGGGCCGACGGCGGCGGGTCGAACCGGCCGTCGGAGAAGAGCAGGACCGCGTCGGCGGCAGGGGGTTCGTAACGCGTGAACGGCACCGGCAGCTCCGCCCAAGTCGAGCCGTCGTCGATCACGGCCGCGCCGTCGCCGAAGCGATAGATCCGGAAGGGGATCGTGCCGAGCAGTTCCTTCGCCCGCTTTTCGACGGTGGCGCGGTCGCGGAAGCCGGCAGAGCGCGTGCTCGGCGACAGATCGACCATGACGGCGACTTCGCCCGCGGCCGGCCGACGCCAGTTCGGCATGCCGGCCGACAAGACCACCAGTGCGAGCCCGAGCGTCGCCAGCACGAGCGAAGCTTTCGGTAGCGCCAGTCGTCGTCGCCAGGCGATCGCGACCGTGGTCGCCGCGATGATGAGCGCGATGAGCATCGGCCATGGCGTGTCGAAGGTGAGACGGGATTCGTTCATGAGGCGGCTGACGATGTTCTACCAGAGTGGGTCGAATGTGGAATGTTGCGACTGACGCCGGTGTCTGAGCGTACTCGCGAAGACCCGGATTCTTCACACGATCGCATTCGTTGTGACTCAACAATCGACGATCGACATTCGACAATCCACGATCCCCCTCTCGTGCTATCATCCTCCCGCACGGACGCCATGCCCATCTCCCTGATCCAATCCCTTCGTGACACGCCGCTGGCGTTTGTGGACGTCGAGACGACCGGCGCGTCGGCCGACTTCGGTCATCGGGTCATTGAGCTGGGCATTGCGCGGGTGGAAGGGGGCGTCGTCACAAAGACGTACGCCCAACTGATCGATCCGCTTCGCCATGTCGGTGCGGGGATTACTGCCCTGACAGGCATCACCCAGCAGATGGTCGACGGCCAGCCGACGTTTGCCCAACAATTGCCGGCGGCGATGGAACTGCTGCGTGGGGCGGCGGTCATCGGGCACAACGTGCGGTTCGACCTCGGCTTTCTCCATCGCGAGTTCCGCCGGGCAGGTGCGGATATGGTCGGCGAGCTCGGGCGGGTGCCGGTGTTTGATACGGTGCGCATCGCGCGGAAGCTGTTCGGCCGGGGCGGGAACGGCCTGCAACGGCTCGCCTGGCGGCTGGGTGTCGAGCCGACCGCCGCCCACCGGGCCTTGGCCGATGCCATCACCACCGCAGGCGTGTTCGAACGAATGCTGACGCCGCTGGGTGGATGGAACCTGGCGTTGGTGGACGTCATGCAACGCCAAGGCGGCCCGATGGGCCTGCTGCCGGCCAATGCCATGGAATCGCTCCTGCCATTGGAGCTGGAAGAGGCGCTCGACCAGAAGACGTCCGTCGTCATGGAATATCTGGATACCGACGACCGGCGGACCGAACGGGTGATTCGGCCCGAGCGACTGCGCAAATCGAGGCAGGAACTGGTTCTGGTCGCGTTCTGTGAACTTCGGCAGGCTTTACGGACTTTCAAGGTCGAGCGGATCGTTCGATTGAAGCGGATCGATGCGACGGCGACATTTCCGGGGCAGCAGGGCGTGCTGTTCGAGTGACCCGGGGCGATGGGGATTGATGGGGAACG is part of the Humisphaera borealis genome and encodes:
- a CDS encoding exonuclease domain-containing protein, whose protein sequence is MPISLIQSLRDTPLAFVDVETTGASADFGHRVIELGIARVEGGVVTKTYAQLIDPLRHVGAGITALTGITQQMVDGQPTFAQQLPAAMELLRGAAVIGHNVRFDLGFLHREFRRAGADMVGELGRVPVFDTVRIARKLFGRGGNGLQRLAWRLGVEPTAAHRALADAITTAGVFERMLTPLGGWNLALVDVMQRQGGPMGLLPANAMESLLPLELEEALDQKTSVVMEYLDTDDRRTERVIRPERLRKSRQELVLVAFCELRQALRTFKVERIVRLKRIDATATFPGQQGVLFE